Proteins encoded within one genomic window of Cucumis sativus cultivar 9930 chromosome 3, Cucumber_9930_V3, whole genome shotgun sequence:
- the LOC101210949 gene encoding UDP-glucuronate 4-epimerase 3 yields MSQQKTISHIDNLPSTPGKFKTEKSPPYIHRLRVHSAISRLTLWSFLFLIFIICFFFLSPPSSSVSPRRALGGDSWGGHNWEKKVSRSAQTQTGITVLVTGAAGFVGTHVSVALKRRGDGVLGLDNFNDYYDPQLKRARRKLLDRAGVFVVEGDINDSELLRKLFDVVAFTHVMHLAAQAGVRYAMQNPGSYVHSNIAGFVNLLEACKSANPQPAIVWASSSSVYGLNSKIPFSEKDRTDQPASLYAATKKAGEEIAHTYNHIYGLSITGLRFFTVYGPWGRPDMAYFFFTRDILKRRPITIYEAPDHGTVARDFTYIDDIVKGCLGALDTAKKSTGSGGKKRKPAQLRIFNLGNTSPVPVSELVSILEKLLKVKAKKKLLPMPRNGDVKFTHANISLAHKEFGYRPTTNLRTGLEKFVNWYKDYYSGSKKGIARAFSNI; encoded by the coding sequence ATGTCACAACAGAAGACCATTTCCCACATCGATAACTTACCATCAACGCCGGGGAAGTTCAAGACGGAGAAATCTCCGCCCTACATTCACCGGTTGAGGGTTCATTCTGCTATTTCCAGGCTCACTCTATGGTCTTTCTTGTTCTTGATTTTCATTatctgtttctttttcctctcccCTCCTTCATCCTCCGTCTCCCCTCGCCGAGCCCTTGGTGGGGACTCTTGGGGTGGCCATAATTGGGAGAAAAAGGTCAGCCGTTCTGCTCAAACTCAAACTGGCATCACCGTCCTTGTCACCGGCGCTGCTGGGTTCGTCGGAACTCATGTCTCAGTTGCCCTGAAACGACGAGGTGATGGGGTTCTTGGACTCGATAACTTCAATGACTACTACGATCCACAGCTCAAAAGAGCTCGGAGGAAGCTTCTTGATCGTGCTGGTGTGTTTGTTGTAGAAGGAGACATTAATGATTCAGAATTGCTTCGTAAGCTCTTTGATGTTGTGGCTTTCACCCATGTTATGCACCTTGCGGCTCAGGCTGGAGTCAGGTATGCAATGCAGAATCCAGGTTCTTATGTGCACAGCAATATTGCTGGGTTTGTGAACCTTTTGGAAGCTTGTAAGTCAGCAAATCCACAGCCCGCCATTGTTTGGGCTTCTTCTAGCTCAGTCTATGGATTGAATTCTAAAATACCCTTTTCAGAAAAGGATCGAACTGATCAACCAGCGAGTCTTTATGCTGCTACAAAGAAGGCTGGAGAGGAGATAGCCCATACTTACAATCATATTTACGGGCTTTCAATCACTGGTTTGAGATTCTTTACTGTTTATGGACCTTGGGGTCGCCCTGACATGGCGTATTTCTTCTTCACTAGGGATATTCTTAAGCGGAGGCCGATAACAATCTATGAAGCTCCTGATCATGGTACAGTTGCTAGAGATTTTACTTACATTGATGATATAGTGAAGGGGTGTTTAGGGGCTCTTGATACTGCTAAGAAGAGTACAGGGAGTGGTGGGAAGAAGAGGAAGCCTGCACAGTTGAGGATTTTCAATTTGGGAAACACATCACCAGTACCAGTGAGTGAGCTTGTTTCCATATTAGAGAAGCTGTTGAAAGTTAAGGCAAAGAAGAAACTTCTGCCAATGCCTAGAAATGGAGATGTTAAGTTCACTCATGCCAACATAAGTTTGGCTCATAAGGAGTTTGGTTACAGGCCGACTACGAATCTCAGGACCGGACTGGAGAAGTTTGTGAATTGGTACAAGGATTACTATTCTGGTTCCAAGAAGGGAATTGCCCGGGCTTTCTCTAACATTTAG
- the LOC101222825 gene encoding probable calcium-binding protein CML13 — protein MGKDLSDDQKSSMREAFTLFDTDGDGRIAPSELGILMRSLGGNPTQAQLKAIIAEENLTSPFDFNRFLDIMSKHMKPEPFDRQLRDAFKVLDKDNTGYVRVSELRHILTSIGEKLEPSEFDEWIREVEVGSDGSIRYEDFIARMVAK, from the coding sequence ATGGGGAAAGATCTGAGCGATGATCAGAAATCCTCCATGAGGGAGGCCTTTACCCTCTTCGATACCGACGGCGATGGCCGGATCGCCCCATCGGAGCTCGGTATTTTAATGCGTTCCCTCGGCGGCAACCCCACTCAAGCCCAACTCAAAGCCATAATCGCCGAGGAGAATCTCACTTCTCCTTTTGATTTCAATCGTTTTCTTGATATCATGTCCAAGCACATGAAACCCGAGCCCTTCGATCGCCAGCTTCGCGATGCCTTTAAGGTTCTCGATAAGGACAATACCGGCTATGTCCGTGTGTCCGAGCTCCGACACATTTTGACGAGTATAGGTGAGAAGCTTGAGCCCTCCGAGTTCGATGAGTGGATTCGAGAAGTTGAGGTTGGATCCGATGGAAGTATTCGGTATGAGGATTTCATTGCTCGAATGGTCGCTAAATGA
- the LOC101211196 gene encoding uncharacterized protein LOC101211196 produces the protein MLSFIRFRNLSYKFRNETVLIRCFHSGTNPKSNSPDSSSSTVAIFWDLDNKPPKSLPPYQAAVKLRTAAASFGAVRYMVAYANRHAFSYVPQVVRERKRERKMLNQLERKGVIKSIEPYLCRVCGRNFYTNEKLVNHFKQIHESEHKKRLNQIESAKGSRRVKLVAKYSMKIQKYKNAARDVLPEVGYGLADELKRAGFFVKTVSDKPEAADVELRNDMVEIMDRRKAECLVLVSDDSDFVNVLKEAKLRCLRTVVVGDLNDGPLKRNADTGFSWQEILMGKAKKEAVSVVGKWKDRDVLKRLEWTYNPPLEKKVSGLDDDIGEDDDVEGGSVDGGLCENMQNNDRGAWWDLSSDAETDTVSSPSWE, from the coding sequence ATGTTATCGTTCATTAGATTTCGGAATTTATCCTACAAATTCCGAAACGAAACTGTTTTGATTAGATGTTTTCATTCTGGAACGAATCCGAAATCCAATTCTCCAGATTCTTCCTCCTCTACCGTTGCTATTTTCTGGGATTTGGATAATAAACCACCGAAATCGTTACCGCCTTACCAAGCTGCTGTTAAGCTTAGGACTGCAGCAGCTTCCTTCGGCGCGGTTCGGTATATGGTGGCGTATGCGAATCGGCATGCGTTTAGCTACGTGCCGCAAGTTGTTAGAGAGCGGAAACGAGAGAGGAAGATGCTTAATCAATTGGAGAGAAAAGGTGTGATTAAATCGATTGAACCATATCTGTGTCGTGTTTGTGGGAGGAATTTTTATACGAATGAGAAGTTAGTGAATCATTTTAAGCAAATTCATGAGAGTGAGCATAAGAAGAGGTTGAATCAGATTGAATCTGCGAAGGGTAGTAGAAGAGTGAAGTTGGTTGCTAAGTATTCAATGAAAATACAGAAGTATAAGAATGCTGCTAGGGATGTTTTGCCTGAAGTGGGATATGGTTTAGCTGATGAGTTGAAGAGGGCAGGGTTTTTTGTGAAGACTGTGTCGGATAAGCCTGAAGCTGCTGATGTAGAATTGAGAAATGACATGGTTGAGATTATGGATAGGAGAAAAGCAGAGTGTTTGGTTCTTGTATCAGATGATTCTGATTTTGTGAATGTTTTGAAGGAAGCTAAGTTAAGATGTCTCAGGACAGTTGTTGTAGGGGATTTGAATGATGGGCCATTGAAGAGAAATGCTGATACTGGGTTTTCTTGGCAGGAGATTTTAATGGGGAAGGCTAAAAAAGAGGCTGTTTCTGTTGTGGGAAAATGGAAGGATCGGGATGTTTTGAAGAGATTGGAATGGACATACAATCCTCCGTTGGAGAAGAAAGTGTCTGGTTTAGATGATGATATAGGCGAGGATGACGATGTTGAAGGAGGTTCTGTTGATGGGGGACTTTGTGagaatatgcaaaataatgaCAGGGGTGCTTGGTGGGATCTCAGCTCTGATGCTGAAACTGATACTGTTTCATCACCATCATGGGAATGA
- the LOC101222344 gene encoding uncharacterized protein LOC101222344: MVRGRDACWEHCVLVDATRQKVRCNYCQREFSGGVYRMKFHLAQIKNKDIVPCTEVPTDVRDHIQGILSTPKKQKAPKKPKVDMETATNGQQHSSSASGGIHHGSSGQNESNCPSTYPCLSPSAQPPIDDAQKQKKDETDKKVAIFFFHNSIPFSAAKSLYYQEMVDAIAEYGGGYKAPSYEKLKSTLLDKVKGDIHSSYKKHRDEWKETGCTILCDSWSDGQTKSFLVISVTCSKGTLFLKSVDISGHEDDATYLSDLLETIILEVGVENVVQIITDATASYVYAGRLLMTKYTSLFWSPCVSYCVNQMLEDISKIEWVSAVLEEAKIITRYIYSHASILNTMRKFTGGKELIRPRITRFVTNFLSLRSIVILEDNLKHMFAHSEWLSSIYSRRPDAQAIISLLYLDRFWKDAHEAINICEPLIRILRIVDGDMPAMGYIFEGIERAKVEIKTYYNGFEDKYMPIWETIDRRWNLQLHTTLHTAAAFLNPSVFYNPNFKIDLRIRNGFQEAMLKMATTDKDKMEITREHPAYVNGQGALGTDFAILGRTINAPGDWWSGYGYEIPTLQRAAVRILSQPCSSYGCSGWNWSTFETLHSKKHSRAEQEKLTDLVFVQCNLWLQHVCLTRDSKYKPVVFDDVDVSLEWPSELECSAHVLDDSWLDNLPLEGRGSP, translated from the exons ATGGTTCGAGGAAGGGATGCTTGTTGGGAGCATTGTGTTCTTGTTGATGCAACACGACAGAAGGTTCGATGTAATTATTGTCAGCGGGAATTCAGTGGAGGTGTATACAGGATGAAATTTCATTTggctcaaataaaaaacaaagatattgTTCCATGTACTGAAGTACCAACCGATGTTCGAGACCACATTCAAGGTATATTAAGCACTCCTAAGAAACAGAAGGCACCTAAGAAACCAAAGGTGGATATGGAAACTGCAACAAATGGACAGCAACATAGCTCCTCTGCTAGTGGTGGCATCCATCATGGATCCAGTGGTCAGAATGAAAGCAACTGCCCATCGACGTATCCGTGCCTTTCACCAAGTGCACAACCACCAATTGATGATGCTCAAAAGCAGAAGAAGGATGAGACTGATAAAAAAGTTGccatctttttcttccataatTCTATTCCTTTCAGTGCTGCCAAGTCTTTGTATTATCAGGAAATGGTGGATGCAATAGCAGAATATGGAGGAGGATACAAAGCACCAAGTTAtgagaaattaaaatctaCTCTTTTGGATAAAGTGAAAGGTGACATACATAGTTCTTACAAAAAGCATAGAGATGAATGGAAAGAAACAGGCTGTACTATCCTGTGTGATAGTTGGTCCGATGGACAGACCAAATCATTTCTAGTCATTTCTGTTACTTGTTCTAAAGGAACACTGTTTCTGAAGTCGGTCGATATATCAGGTCATGAAGATGATGCAACTTACCTGTCCGACTTGCTTGAGACCATCATCCTTGAGGTTGGAGTGGAGAATGTTGTCCAAATTATAACAGATGCTACTGCCAGTTATGTCTATGCTGGGAGGCTTCTCATGACCAAGTACACTTCCTTATTTTGGTCTCCATGTGTTTCTTATTGTGTTAATCAGATGTTGGAAGACATCAGTAAAATCGAGTGGGTCAGTGCAGTATTGGAGGAGGCAAAGATCATCACCCGGTACATTTATAGTCATGCGTCAATTTTGAATACCATGCGAAAATTCACTGGGGGAAAGGAATTAATCAGGCCAAGAATTACTAGATTTGTGactaattttctctctttgagGTCCATTGTGATTCTTGAGGACAATCTCAAACACATGTTTGCTCATTCAGAGTGGCTGTCCTCAATTTATAGCAGGCGTCCTGATGCACAAGCAATTATTTCCTTGCTGTATTTGGATAGATTTTGGAAGGATGCACATGAAGCTATCAACATTTGTGAACCACTTATTAGAATTCTGAGAATTGTCGATGGAGACATGCCTGCCATGGGCTATATATTTGAAGGAATAGAGAGGGCAAAGGTTGAAATCAAAACATATTACAATGGCTTTGAGGATAAATATATGCCTATTTGGGAAACAATCGACCGGAGATGGAATTTGCAGCTTCACACAACGTTGCACACAGCAGCAGCGTTTCTTAACCCGTCTGTTTTTTACAATCCAAACTTTAAGATTGATCTGAGAATTAGAAATGGATTTCAAGAAGCTATGTTGAAGATGGCGACAACTGATAAAGATAAAATGGAGATCACTAGAGAACATCCTGCTTATGTAAATGGGCAAGGTGCTCTTGGTACCGACTTCGCTATCTTGGGGAGAACTATAAATGCCCCAG GTGATTGGTGGTCTGGGTACGGTTATGAGATCCCCACACTCCAGAGAGCGGCGGTACGAATACTAAGCCAACCTTGTAGTTCTTATGGGTGCAGTGGATGGAACTGGAGCACATTCGAAACCTTACATTCAAAGAAGCATAGTAGAGCCGAACAGGAAAAGTTGACTGATTTAGTGTTTGTACAGTGCAATCTTTGGTTGCAACACGTTTGTTTGACTCGGGATAGTAAATATAAACCCGTTGTATTTGATGATGTAGATGTGAGTTTAGAATGGCCTTCCGAGTTGGAATGCTCAGCTCATGTTTTAGATGATTCATGGTTGGATAATCTGCCTCTTGAAGGTAGAGGCAGtccttaa
- the LOC101222584 gene encoding 40S ribosomal protein S13, producing the protein MGRMHSRGKGISASALPYKRTPPSWLKISTQDVEENICKFAKKGLTPSQIGVILRDSHGIAQVKSVTGNKILRILKAQGLAPEIPEDLYHLIKKAVSIRKHLERNRKDKDSKFRLILVESRIHRLARYYKKTKKLPPVWKYESTTASTLVA; encoded by the exons ATGGGGCGTATGCACAGCAGAGG GAAAGGCATTTCAGCTTCAGCATTGCCGTACAAGAGGACTCCACCCAGTTGGCTTAAGATTTCTACTCAAGAT gTTGAGGAAAACATCTGCAAATTTGCAAAGAAGGGTTTGACTCCGTCTCAGATCGGTGTCATTCTTCGTGATTCTCACGGTATTGCTCAGGTTAAGAGTGTTACAGGCAATAAGATCCTGCGCATTCTTAAAGCTCAGG GGCTTGCTCCGGAGATTCCTGAGGATCTTTACCATTTGATTAAGAAGGCTGTGTCGATTAGAAAGCATTTGGAAAGGAACAGGAAGGACAAAGACTCTAAGTTCAGGTTGATTCTTGTGGAGAGCAGGATTCACCGGCTAGCCCGCTACTACAAGAAGACCAAGAAGCTCCCACCTGTTTGGAAATA CGAGTCAACTACTGCTAGCACACTTGTTGCTTGA